Proteins encoded within one genomic window of Dyadobacter chenhuakuii:
- a CDS encoding filamentous hemagglutinin → MDIYQIASEYWDGAGIANDPSDPRETPPFDPRPEVPSPESPEETPPFEREPETPPIAPEPELPPVEPVIPEVEPLREPGGEPGFPAFN, encoded by the coding sequence ATGGATATTTATCAAATAGCTTCTGAATACTGGGACGGGGCTGGCATTGCGAATGACCCTTCTGATCCGCGCGAAACACCGCCTTTTGATCCGCGCCCGGAAGTGCCATCGCCTGAATCACCGGAAGAAACCCCACCATTTGAGCGGGAACCTGAAACGCCGCCGATTGCCCCGGAACCTGAACTTCCGCCTGTCGAGCCGGTTATTCCAGAGGTTGAACCACTGCGTGAACCAGGCGGAGAACCCGGTTTCCCTGCTTTTAATTAA
- a CDS encoding peptidoglycan DD-metalloendopeptidase family protein has translation MFVRFILFLVIVAFAVSCKPVPVSHWFPVTPREHYEKELYRAKMENTAAGQTWFSVGEAVLNDSVFSNVPYQERFYLGDSVPAQAIRLNIPEGRRLVITPSREPGDTSAHFFMELYKIKRNGKPQRLDYISDKTQSLTYTNNDSDTLLLRLQTGLNEQTAVSLSLTTEPVLGFPVSGHSMSSVISFWGADRDGGVRSHEGIDIRAKRGTPVVAAQNGFVTQTGTNNLGGKVVFLSSMSSPYSLYYAHLDSQLVSVGERVVVGDTLGLVGNTGNAITTAPHLHFGIYARGSGAVNPLPFIDNRKEKITGLPQRSRWLGDTVRIRRKANLYVSPQFEKSGQIASLSANTLVRILGEMAKGFRVETEDGTKGYIPNVPLEAYSKEISSIK, from the coding sequence ATGTTTGTTCGCTTTATACTATTTCTGGTTATTGTAGCCTTCGCCGTTTCCTGTAAGCCGGTGCCGGTTTCGCATTGGTTTCCTGTAACGCCGCGGGAACATTATGAGAAGGAGCTGTATAGGGCCAAAATGGAGAACACTGCGGCTGGCCAGACGTGGTTCAGCGTTGGTGAAGCTGTGCTGAATGATTCGGTGTTTTCCAATGTGCCCTATCAGGAGCGTTTTTATCTGGGCGATTCTGTCCCGGCGCAGGCAATCCGTTTGAACATTCCGGAGGGAAGGAGATTAGTCATCACACCTTCGAGGGAGCCGGGCGACACGTCTGCACATTTCTTCATGGAACTTTATAAAATCAAGCGTAACGGCAAGCCGCAGCGACTCGACTACATTAGTGACAAGACACAATCATTGACCTATACCAACAACGACTCCGACACTTTACTCCTGCGCTTGCAAACCGGCCTGAACGAGCAAACGGCCGTTTCGCTTTCACTAACCACTGAACCTGTATTAGGTTTCCCGGTTTCCGGGCATAGTATGTCGTCTGTAATCAGTTTCTGGGGAGCCGATCGCGACGGAGGTGTGCGGTCTCACGAGGGGATTGACATCCGGGCCAAACGCGGAACGCCGGTCGTTGCGGCACAAAATGGCTTCGTAACACAAACAGGGACCAATAATCTCGGTGGAAAAGTCGTGTTTCTCTCTTCCATGAGCAGCCCATACTCCCTATATTATGCGCATTTAGACAGTCAGCTGGTTTCGGTTGGTGAGCGCGTTGTGGTTGGAGATACACTAGGATTGGTTGGAAACACGGGAAATGCGATTACCACTGCACCACATTTGCATTTCGGGATTTATGCACGTGGCTCCGGTGCCGTTAATCCGTTACCATTCATAGACAATCGGAAAGAAAAAATTACCGGTCTGCCCCAGCGCTCACGCTGGCTTGGCGATACGGTCCGCATTCGGCGTAAAGCCAATTTGTATGTTTCACCGCAGTTTGAAAAGTCCGGTCAGATTGCTTCCCTGTCCGCTAATACATTGGTTAGGATATTGGGTGAAATGGCAAAAGGTTTCAGAGTCGAAACAGAAGACGGAACAAAAGGATATATCCCTAACGTGCCACTGGAAGCATATTCGAAAGAGATCTCTTCAATTAAATAA
- a CDS encoding GlxA family transcriptional regulator → MIQLGLLITNKHRLLSVAAILDVFESANMFYEREHGAPFFNINLFSPEASPSQFYGAYEISSVTSAAQQNLILVPAFGAGDLKSSIAKNQICIPWLWEQYQNGAEIASFCTGAFLLAAAGLLNGKEATTHIDSAMALASNFPDVIMKSDAVVTDDKGIYTSGGATSSFHLMLYLIQRFCGKELTLRTAKMFAIDMDREQQTYFGTFSPSLDHGDGLVNMAQQKIEKEYQEGSTIETLIQDIPASRRNVVRRFKQAVGVTPIEYLQRTRIEAAKKLLAQTDQSVLEVMLNSGYNDLKSFRQLFKKSTGVTPKEYRDKFNISKLDGSRMANRGTAHYLN, encoded by the coding sequence ATGATACAGTTAGGTCTTTTGATTACCAATAAGCATCGTTTGCTAAGTGTAGCGGCTATTCTGGATGTTTTCGAATCGGCAAACATGTTCTATGAACGCGAGCACGGAGCTCCGTTTTTCAATATTAATCTTTTTTCTCCCGAAGCTTCCCCATCTCAGTTTTATGGGGCTTATGAGATCAGTTCAGTCACTTCCGCCGCGCAGCAAAATCTGATTTTAGTGCCCGCATTCGGTGCTGGCGACCTGAAATCGTCCATTGCAAAGAATCAAATCTGTATCCCCTGGCTTTGGGAACAGTATCAAAACGGAGCCGAGATAGCGAGCTTTTGTACAGGCGCATTTTTACTGGCCGCTGCGGGGTTACTCAATGGGAAAGAGGCTACGACGCACATCGATTCCGCGATGGCGCTGGCGTCTAACTTCCCGGACGTGATCATGAAAAGTGATGCGGTTGTGACCGACGATAAGGGCATTTACACAAGTGGCGGAGCGACAAGCAGCTTTCATTTAATGCTGTATCTGATCCAGCGGTTTTGCGGAAAGGAACTGACCTTGCGTACGGCAAAAATGTTTGCAATTGATATGGACCGTGAGCAGCAGACCTATTTCGGGACATTTTCCCCATCATTGGATCATGGTGATGGTTTGGTGAATATGGCGCAGCAAAAAATTGAAAAGGAATACCAGGAAGGAAGCACGATTGAAACCCTTATCCAGGACATTCCGGCCAGCAGGCGCAATGTAGTTCGCCGTTTCAAGCAGGCGGTTGGCGTTACGCCCATCGAATATTTGCAGCGAACGCGCATAGAAGCTGCCAAAAAATTGCTGGCGCAAACGGATCAGAGTGTCCTGGAAGTGATGCTAAACTCAGGTTATAACGACCTGAAATCGTTTCGGCAGCTGTTTAAAAAAAGCACGGGCGTTACGCCAAAGGAATACCGGGACAAATTCAACATTTCAAAACTCGATGGCAGTCGCATGGCAAATCGCGGCACGGCGCATTATTTGAATTAA
- a CDS encoding carbohydrate-binding protein, which yields MKKILLSYFLFASFLIQAQSYKALPGRVEAEDYAAMNSVGTEATSDADGGQNVGWIQDGSWMDYSVTVTVAGYYTFRFRVANGYSPEAALSLKSANGDKLGQRVLPQTGGMQNYHTVKFVVFLPQGNQTLRVYAEKGGFNLNWFEAAASRNVSGRIEAEDFDAVSDVRTETTSDTDGNLNVGYIDDGDFLDYNINLAGGTYTANFRIANSYGSGIIEIKNAAGTLLGQLNVPQTGGWQNWATISTQLTLPSGSQVIHLATPQGAFNFNWFELVPQAAAASGTALPAKIEAESFDASNNVGTETTADDGGGENVGWIQEDSWMEYQVNTDESGIYTMSYRVSNGYSPEASFALKKSDGTELGRTTVPQTGGMQVYKTVNMLVSLPAGNETLRVQALKTGWNFNWFEAKASRPLAGKMEAETFDLSSDVRLESTTDTDGGTTVGYIDDGDWLDYNVKIAAAGAYTIGFRVSNSYGNGNIEVKNGAGTVLGSINVPQTGGWNNYNTIRTTVNLPAGSQILRIYANRGAFNLNWFEISAGSVQEQSTITFNEIGDKGLNIGTFDLVASSNNNESPITFTSSNTAVATVSNATGSWKATLVGAGQTTITASQTGSEHFLAAENVSRNLTVTGQSNPTNPTAGAKIALDPKRWYQVTNATTGLDKLFDGDTQTEVLTGWGKVVNYYDAYYPLLDGEQITLEGVKFFDYVGSTVDRPMVLSVINDQWQRIPVATFTGTVYNGWVGPYPDRASNNQFNLDAPVSNIRYLVLTLPDVLPTEIEFYGSHTPAAPSNGPTRAKNIRLKDMMGVNGYEWNFQDGAHIESLVEPKVTAAKSFSGFRHYMDWEKLEADEGVFSFNPTRSGSWNYDLIYQRLKQENIEVLACLKTLPPWMLQSYPENERDSENVPVRYGKDFKDPLSYIEQAKVAFQYVARYGSNLNVDPSLLSVSTIPRWTNDPPNEVKIGMDLIKYIECDNERDKWWKGRKGYQTAREYAANMSAFYDGHKNTMGTAVGVKNADPNMKVVIAGMVTGPDYLRGMVDWCKEFRGYRADGSVNLCWDVVNFHLYTDDASSSQGGNSTRGAAPEVTNANVILDNFVKASREVSQDMPVWITEAGYDLHQSSPLKAIPIGNKSAQQTQADWILRTSLFSARHGIEKVFFYQMYDDNPAYDWMFGTSGMINDDFSRRPVTDYFIQTKNLFGDYVYKETIHADPVVDRYELNGKSLFILAVPDEVGRTTEYTLNLGESGIAKVYTPTAGSDYMAVQEKGIVDGKVTVTVTETPIFVIASNAPNARTAASPAPELIPELPLHEDVNVFPNPATDFVNVELANESSANVEVKVFDAKTGRLYKNDVVNKSANKLSHKLNLTHMPIGAYIIEVKQGNQSTFRKVAKVH from the coding sequence ATGAAAAAAATTTTACTCTCCTATTTTCTATTTGCTTCTTTTCTAATTCAGGCACAGTCCTATAAAGCACTTCCCGGAAGAGTAGAAGCAGAAGACTATGCAGCCATGAACTCAGTAGGCACTGAGGCGACGTCAGATGCCGATGGCGGTCAAAATGTGGGATGGATCCAGGACGGCAGCTGGATGGATTATAGCGTTACTGTCACAGTTGCAGGCTACTACACATTTCGTTTCAGAGTTGCCAATGGATACAGTCCGGAAGCTGCCCTTTCCCTGAAATCTGCTAATGGCGATAAGCTAGGTCAACGTGTTCTGCCACAGACGGGCGGAATGCAAAATTATCACACCGTAAAGTTTGTAGTATTCCTTCCACAAGGCAATCAAACATTAAGAGTATATGCCGAGAAAGGCGGTTTCAACCTGAACTGGTTCGAAGCTGCGGCGTCCCGTAATGTTTCGGGAAGGATTGAAGCGGAAGATTTCGATGCGGTAAGCGATGTCAGAACCGAAACCACATCTGATACAGACGGAAACCTGAATGTCGGTTACATTGACGACGGCGATTTTTTGGATTACAACATTAATCTTGCAGGCGGCACTTATACGGCCAATTTCCGGATTGCCAATAGTTATGGATCAGGTATAATTGAGATTAAAAACGCAGCCGGAACGTTACTAGGGCAACTGAATGTACCGCAAACAGGCGGCTGGCAGAATTGGGCCACCATATCTACACAATTAACTTTACCATCCGGAAGCCAGGTTATTCACCTCGCAACGCCTCAGGGCGCGTTCAATTTCAACTGGTTTGAGCTTGTTCCGCAAGCGGCAGCAGCCAGCGGCACGGCGTTACCAGCAAAAATTGAGGCTGAAAGTTTCGATGCTTCCAATAATGTAGGAACCGAAACAACAGCTGACGATGGCGGCGGTGAAAATGTGGGCTGGATCCAGGAAGACAGCTGGATGGAATACCAGGTAAACACTGATGAATCAGGTATTTACACAATGAGTTACCGCGTATCGAATGGTTACAGCCCGGAAGCTTCCTTTGCCCTTAAAAAAAGTGACGGAACGGAACTGGGCAGAACCACGGTGCCACAAACCGGGGGAATGCAGGTTTACAAAACAGTAAATATGCTGGTTTCACTTCCGGCTGGAAACGAGACATTGAGGGTGCAGGCGCTGAAAACCGGCTGGAATTTCAACTGGTTTGAAGCCAAGGCATCGCGCCCGCTGGCAGGCAAAATGGAAGCAGAAACTTTCGACCTATCCAGCGACGTGCGTCTGGAATCAACAACCGACACGGATGGCGGTACGACCGTTGGCTACATTGACGATGGCGACTGGCTTGATTACAATGTGAAAATCGCAGCAGCCGGTGCTTATACGATCGGGTTTCGGGTTTCCAACAGTTATGGCAATGGCAATATCGAAGTTAAAAATGGCGCAGGCACTGTCTTGGGCAGCATTAATGTCCCTCAAACAGGTGGCTGGAACAACTATAACACGATCCGCACAACTGTGAATCTTCCGGCAGGAAGTCAGATCCTGCGCATTTATGCAAATCGCGGCGCATTCAATCTGAACTGGTTTGAGATTTCGGCTGGCTCGGTTCAGGAACAATCGACGATCACATTCAACGAAATAGGCGATAAGGGCTTGAATATAGGAACATTTGATCTGGTAGCCAGCAGCAATAATAATGAGTCGCCAATCACATTCACGTCTTCCAACACCGCAGTAGCAACCGTTTCCAATGCAACGGGCTCCTGGAAAGCAACACTTGTTGGTGCTGGTCAGACTACGATAACAGCTTCGCAAACAGGCAGTGAGCATTTCCTGGCCGCAGAAAATGTAAGCAGGAACTTAACCGTAACCGGACAATCCAATCCAACGAATCCGACTGCCGGGGCGAAAATTGCATTAGATCCGAAACGCTGGTACCAGGTAACCAATGCAACGACTGGCTTGGACAAACTGTTTGACGGCGACACGCAAACGGAAGTTTTGACGGGCTGGGGAAAAGTTGTCAACTATTACGATGCATATTATCCGCTTCTGGATGGTGAGCAAATAACACTCGAAGGTGTTAAATTCTTTGATTATGTGGGTTCGACAGTTGATCGCCCAATGGTTTTGTCGGTCATAAATGATCAATGGCAGCGCATTCCTGTTGCAACGTTTACCGGAACCGTATATAATGGATGGGTAGGTCCCTATCCTGACCGCGCTTCGAACAACCAATTCAACCTGGATGCACCCGTTTCCAACATTCGTTATCTCGTTTTGACTCTTCCTGACGTCCTTCCTACCGAAATAGAATTTTACGGAAGTCATACGCCCGCAGCACCTTCCAATGGCCCTACCCGCGCCAAGAATATCAGATTGAAAGACATGATGGGTGTTAACGGTTACGAGTGGAACTTTCAGGACGGCGCACATATTGAATCGCTCGTAGAACCAAAAGTGACGGCAGCAAAAAGTTTTTCAGGATTCCGTCACTATATGGACTGGGAAAAACTGGAAGCCGATGAGGGCGTATTTTCTTTTAACCCTACGCGCAGCGGAAGCTGGAACTATGACCTTATTTATCAAAGGCTGAAACAGGAAAACATCGAAGTGCTCGCTTGCTTGAAAACATTGCCGCCATGGATGCTGCAATCGTATCCGGAAAATGAGAGAGATTCCGAAAATGTGCCTGTACGCTATGGAAAAGACTTTAAAGATCCGCTTTCTTACATTGAGCAGGCCAAAGTTGCATTCCAGTATGTAGCCCGTTATGGCAGCAATTTGAATGTTGACCCAAGCTTGCTAAGTGTCTCGACGATTCCACGCTGGACCAATGATCCGCCTAATGAGGTGAAAATCGGCATGGATCTGATCAAATACATTGAATGTGATAACGAACGGGATAAATGGTGGAAAGGCCGCAAAGGTTATCAGACAGCCCGGGAATATGCGGCTAATATGTCCGCATTTTATGATGGTCACAAGAATACGATGGGAACCGCTGTTGGCGTGAAAAACGCTGACCCGAATATGAAAGTGGTCATTGCCGGAATGGTAACAGGGCCTGATTATCTCAGGGGAATGGTGGATTGGTGCAAAGAATTCAGAGGTTACCGTGCGGATGGAAGTGTGAATCTGTGCTGGGACGTTGTGAACTTCCACCTTTATACGGATGATGCCTCATCCAGCCAGGGTGGAAATTCGACCCGTGGAGCTGCGCCGGAGGTGACCAATGCAAACGTTATCCTTGACAATTTTGTAAAGGCATCAAGAGAAGTTTCTCAGGATATGCCCGTCTGGATTACAGAAGCCGGTTATGACCTGCATCAGAGCAGCCCGCTCAAAGCCATCCCGATCGGCAATAAATCAGCGCAGCAAACTCAGGCCGACTGGATTTTGAGAACTTCCCTTTTCTCCGCCAGACACGGAATTGAAAAAGTTTTCTTTTATCAAATGTATGATGACAATCCTGCTTACGACTGGATGTTTGGAACATCGGGAATGATCAACGACGATTTCTCACGCAGACCTGTCACAGATTATTTTATCCAGACCAAAAACCTTTTCGGTGATTATGTTTACAAAGAGACCATTCACGCCGACCCGGTTGTAGACCGTTATGAATTGAATGGCAAGTCGCTGTTTATCCTTGCTGTCCCTGATGAAGTGGGCCGCACAACCGAATACACGCTTAATCTGGGAGAATCCGGGATTGCAAAAGTCTACACGCCAACCGCAGGAAGCGACTATATGGCTGTGCAGGAAAAAGGCATCGTGGATGGAAAAGTGACAGTTACTGTTACCGAAACTCCGATTTTCGTAATCGCTTCAAACGCCCCTAATGCGCGGACCGCCGCATCGCCTGCTCCTGAATTAATCCCGGAACTGCCCTTGCACGAAGATGTAAATGTCTTCCCAAATCCTGCAACAGACTTTGTAAACGTTGAGTTGGCAAATGAAAGCAGTGCAAATGTTGAAGTGAAGGTTTTTGATGCAAAAACAGGAAGACTATACAAAAATGACGTTGTAAACAAGTCTGCAAACAAGCTATCTCACAAACTGAACCTGACGCATATGCCCATCGGCGCTTATATTATTGAAGTGAAGCAGGGAAACCAAAGCACATTTCGAAAAGTAGCAAAAGTGCATTGA
- a CDS encoding ArsR/SmtB family transcription factor, with amino-acid sequence MEVRRVERISKALSDPSRILILQELRQKEDCLYCHEISDFIDLTQPSISHHVKQLADADLILVEKEGRNVKYKLNKEVLNEYVEFLNKLKI; translated from the coding sequence ATGGAGGTCAGGAGAGTGGAGCGGATATCGAAAGCGTTGAGCGACCCCAGCCGTATTCTCATATTACAGGAGTTGCGCCAGAAAGAAGATTGTTTGTATTGTCACGAGATTTCTGATTTTATCGATTTAACCCAGCCCTCGATTTCCCACCATGTTAAGCAACTGGCAGACGCTGATCTGATCCTGGTTGAAAAAGAAGGAAGAAACGTGAAATACAAATTGAACAAAGAGGTTCTCAATGAATACGTTGAGTTTTTGAACAAATTAAAAATCTGA
- a CDS encoding PDDEXK nuclease domain-containing protein: MQQFDSLISEIKGLHSVMEQSAAKAINRHITVRNWLIGFYIIEFEQKGSNRATYGDRLLEVLAEKLATNGLSFRNLKLFRQFYLAYPQIGQTVSAQLQYFGLQPFIKNLPSGGTISDNALAPIDNIISTTDQLDSNTLISKLSFSHFSLLLPLKNAESRVFYESECIKGNWSVSELKRQINTLYYERSGLSIDKQKLRLHANETSEKTNMADLIKSPFTFEFLGLKAKDVVYENDLQQALIDNLEEFLIELGHGFCFEAKQKRITIGGEYFFIDLVFYHRILKCHVLVELKTKEAKHEHIGQLKTYINYYKKEIAQPSDNPPVGLLLVTDQNKALIEYAVADSDMPLFVSKYIVELPTKEVLEIFINKELAQL, encoded by the coding sequence ATGCAACAATTCGATTCATTGATCAGCGAAATCAAAGGCCTCCACAGCGTAATGGAACAGAGCGCTGCGAAAGCAATCAACAGACATATAACAGTTCGGAATTGGTTAATTGGTTTTTACATTATAGAATTTGAGCAGAAAGGATCGAATAGGGCTACTTACGGAGATCGCTTATTAGAGGTTCTAGCTGAGAAGTTAGCAACAAACGGACTGAGTTTTCGTAACCTGAAGTTGTTCCGCCAATTCTATCTTGCATATCCTCAAATTGGGCAGACGGTGTCTGCCCAATTGCAATATTTTGGTTTACAGCCCTTTATAAAAAATTTACCGTCAGGCGGCACCATAAGTGATAATGCCCTTGCACCAATTGATAACATCATTTCAACAACGGATCAATTGGATTCGAACACACTGATTTCAAAGCTTTCCTTTTCGCATTTTAGTTTGCTGTTACCATTGAAAAACGCAGAAAGCAGAGTCTTCTACGAATCCGAGTGCATTAAGGGCAATTGGAGTGTGAGTGAGTTGAAGCGTCAGATTAATACGCTTTACTATGAGCGATCGGGGTTGAGCATTGATAAGCAGAAGCTCCGTTTGCATGCGAATGAAACTTCTGAAAAAACGAACATGGCAGATCTTATTAAATCGCCATTCACATTCGAGTTTTTGGGGTTGAAGGCTAAGGATGTGGTTTATGAAAACGATCTGCAACAGGCGCTGATTGATAATCTGGAAGAGTTTTTGATAGAACTTGGTCATGGATTTTGTTTTGAAGCGAAGCAAAAACGCATTACGATAGGGGGGGAATATTTTTTCATTGACCTGGTATTTTACCATCGCATACTAAAATGCCATGTGCTGGTCGAATTGAAGACAAAAGAGGCTAAGCATGAGCATATCGGGCAGCTCAAAACTTACATTAACTATTATAAAAAGGAAATAGCGCAACCAAGCGACAACCCACCCGTTGGGTTGTTACTTGTTACGGACCAGAATAAAGCGCTGATCGAATATGCAGTTGCAGATAGTGATATGCCGCTGTTTGTCAGCAAGTATATCGTTGAGTTGCCTACAAAGGAGGTACTTGAAATTTTTATCAATAAAGAACTTGCACAGCTATAA
- a CDS encoding efflux RND transporter periplasmic adaptor subunit, producing the protein MEKTIQSAKIISGLIITGVILLSVFFKGYTSEKPKPATPAAATQPTGTPVDGQVLKAESLNEEMTVSGTLMAYQEVNISSELNRKVVAVHAREGKFVNAGTLLFKLDDADLLAELEQLKQQEKLVLLKERRLKDLIDKEAAIQQDYDQAFTNLKVLQAKIEQLKVMIAKTSIRAPFSGYLGIVNVYTGAFVTPGSPLALLTDNSRLKIDFAVPEKHANTLKTGDEVQYNVESNDKIYKGRIVAHEAGLDQKTKTLLMRAVTDNKGSELLPGQSARLTLRLSNTGNALMVPNQALIPSSKGYSVYVANAGKAGFKAIEVGERNAYAVHVTKGLAPGDTIITSNMLRLTPGSAIQLVSVK; encoded by the coding sequence ATGGAAAAGACCATTCAGTCAGCCAAAATCATATCAGGCCTCATTATTACGGGCGTAATATTGCTATCCGTATTCTTCAAAGGATACACATCCGAAAAGCCAAAGCCAGCTACGCCGGCAGCTGCCACGCAGCCAACCGGAACTCCGGTCGACGGGCAGGTGCTTAAAGCGGAATCGTTAAATGAGGAAATGACCGTTTCAGGAACGCTGATGGCGTATCAGGAGGTGAATATTTCAAGCGAACTCAACCGCAAAGTGGTTGCGGTGCATGCCAGAGAAGGAAAATTCGTAAACGCAGGAACATTGTTGTTCAAATTGGATGACGCGGACCTTCTTGCCGAATTGGAACAATTGAAACAGCAGGAAAAACTGGTTTTGCTTAAGGAAAGAAGACTTAAAGATCTGATTGACAAAGAAGCAGCGATTCAACAGGACTACGACCAGGCATTTACAAACCTAAAAGTTTTACAAGCAAAAATTGAACAGCTGAAAGTAATGATTGCGAAAACGAGCATACGTGCTCCGTTCAGCGGTTACCTGGGCATTGTGAATGTTTACACCGGTGCTTTCGTCACGCCGGGAAGCCCGCTTGCCTTGCTAACAGACAACAGCCGCCTGAAAATTGACTTCGCCGTTCCCGAAAAACATGCAAATACGCTGAAAACAGGCGATGAAGTGCAGTATAATGTTGAATCCAACGACAAAATTTACAAAGGAAGGATTGTAGCGCATGAAGCCGGATTGGATCAAAAAACCAAAACATTGCTGATGCGTGCGGTGACGGATAACAAGGGGAGTGAACTTTTACCCGGGCAAAGTGCGCGCCTGACGTTACGTTTAAGCAACACCGGTAATGCATTAATGGTCCCGAACCAGGCTCTGATCCCTTCTTCAAAAGGTTATAGCGTGTATGTGGCCAATGCAGGCAAGGCAGGTTTTAAAGCCATTGAAGTAGGCGAGCGAAACGCTTATGCTGTGCACGTTACAAAGGGACTCGCGCCCGGCGACACGATTATTACAAGCAATATGCTGCGTCTGACACCCGGTTCCGCCATTCAATTGGTCTCTGTTAAATAA
- a CDS encoding DUF1579 domain-containing protein has translation MSKSKFETSLESGVHNRLQSLIGTWKGTTKTWFEPGVVADESPMEGTIRPILGGRFVMHEYKGSLTDKPFEGIAIYGFDIQNNKLQSAWIDSFHMGTGIMLSSGAPQASGFSVLGSYGGPEIPEPWGWRTVIELLDNDNLIITAYNISPEGQEDKATETVYKRVG, from the coding sequence ATGAGCAAATCAAAATTTGAAACTTCCCTGGAATCAGGCGTCCATAATCGATTGCAATCCCTGATCGGAACCTGGAAAGGGACCACCAAAACCTGGTTCGAGCCAGGCGTAGTAGCAGATGAGTCACCCATGGAAGGAACGATCCGCCCTATACTGGGAGGCAGATTTGTCATGCACGAATACAAAGGCTCCTTAACCGACAAGCCCTTCGAAGGCATCGCAATTTACGGTTTCGACATTCAGAACAACAAATTGCAATCGGCCTGGATCGACAGCTTCCATATGGGCACAGGTATCATGTTATCCAGCGGCGCTCCCCAGGCCTCCGGCTTTTCAGTCCTCGGCAGTTACGGTGGCCCGGAAATCCCCGAACCCTGGGGCTGGCGCACCGTAATCGAGCTCCTCGACAACGATAATCTCATCATCACAGCCTACAACATCTCTCCCGAAGGCCAGGAAGACAAAGCCACGGAGACCGTTTATAAGCGGGTTGGGTAA